Proteins encoded within one genomic window of Pedobacter africanus:
- the rhaM gene encoding L-rhamnose mutarotase — MEKIAFKMKLLPGFKAEYKKRHEEIWEDLVDLLKNNGVSDYSIFFDEESNTLFGVQKISGTNSSQDLGSNAIVQRWWKYMSDIMYTNPDYSPIITPLEKLFEIE; from the coding sequence ATGGAAAAAATAGCATTCAAAATGAAACTTTTGCCCGGTTTTAAAGCTGAATATAAAAAGCGACATGAAGAAATCTGGGAAGACTTGGTCGACCTGTTGAAAAATAATGGTGTTAGCGATTATTCTATCTTTTTTGATGAAGAATCAAATACCCTTTTTGGGGTTCAGAAAATTTCTGGTACAAATTCATCTCAGGATTTAGGAAGTAATGCAATTGTGCAGCGATGGTGGAAATATATGTCTGATATCATGTATACAAATCCTGATTATTCTCCGATAATAACTCCACTCGAAAAACTATTTGAAATAGAATAA
- a CDS encoding alpha-L-rhamnosidase-related protein: MMNLNFPFSFITVCLLACCSFTAVSQDLTQFSNKTSWITSDIAQDQSNSWIAFRKMVELDETPVKAILNISVDSKYWLYINEELVVFEGGLKRGPNSRDTYYDQVDLTKYLKKGTNTLAVLLWYFGKNGFSHNSSGRAGLLFQLDMDKQAKVCSDASWKCTVVPAYLKAYHGSQPNYRLSESNVIYDARLELGNWTAVSYDDKAWRKPLVIGQAGCLPWNKLVKRPIPQWKDYGIMNFNMNFPFYATGDTIKIKLPYNMQFTPCLKVEAVSGKTIEMFTDNYFGGSANNVRASYTTKAGVQVYESLGWMNGHILMFVIPKSVKVLSLGYRETGYNTTFAGSFNCNDPFYNRLWEKSSRTLYLNMRDSYMDCPDRERAQWWGDEVAELTQSFYALDPDANLLAKKGIDELMGWQRSDGTLFSPMPAGNFDLELPIQMLTSVGYYGFWTYCFYSGDLNTIKAVYPGVKAYLNVWKIGDNGLVISRKGGWNWGDWGSNIDIDLMSNAWYYLACKGYLEMSKTLNQPEEVKWAENQMTVIEKNFNAYFWTGEAYRSPGYTGKTDDRSNALVVLAALAAPAKYPLLKNVFLTQEHASPYMEKYVLEALFKMGYAETALARLKKRYTSMVNSRLTTLWEGWKIGANGFGGGSYNHAWSGGGLILMSQYVAGIAPASLAFDTIKIAPQMGGLTSCSATVSSVAGLISVKNTFISKKEFNQLIESPSPLKIYFPFEVNRIKKITVNNKRLPETLMLKFRKKGWLELNKGTYNLSAFIN; the protein is encoded by the coding sequence ATGATGAATTTGAATTTTCCATTTAGTTTTATCACCGTCTGCCTGCTGGCCTGTTGCAGTTTTACCGCCGTATCGCAGGATTTAACACAGTTTAGTAACAAGACGAGCTGGATCACCAGTGATATAGCGCAAGACCAAAGTAATTCCTGGATCGCTTTCCGAAAAATGGTGGAATTAGATGAAACACCTGTCAAGGCAATCTTAAATATTAGTGTAGATTCTAAATACTGGTTGTACATCAACGAAGAATTAGTGGTATTTGAGGGCGGTTTAAAGCGAGGCCCAAACTCCAGGGATACCTATTATGACCAGGTAGACCTTACAAAATACTTAAAAAAGGGTACCAATACCCTTGCTGTATTGCTTTGGTACTTTGGTAAAAATGGTTTTTCTCATAACTCCAGCGGCCGAGCTGGTCTGCTTTTTCAACTTGATATGGACAAACAGGCCAAGGTTTGTTCTGATGCATCCTGGAAATGTACTGTTGTGCCAGCTTATCTCAAGGCATATCATGGCAGTCAGCCCAACTATCGCCTGTCAGAGTCTAATGTAATTTATGACGCCCGGTTAGAACTGGGCAATTGGACTGCTGTTTCTTATGACGATAAGGCCTGGCGAAAACCTCTTGTAATTGGTCAGGCAGGTTGTTTGCCCTGGAATAAGCTGGTTAAACGGCCAATTCCTCAATGGAAAGATTATGGCATTATGAACTTTAATATGAACTTTCCGTTTTATGCAACGGGGGATACAATAAAAATTAAGTTGCCTTACAATATGCAGTTTACGCCTTGTTTAAAAGTAGAAGCTGTATCTGGAAAAACAATTGAAATGTTTACCGATAATTATTTTGGAGGTTCCGCAAACAATGTCAGAGCATCATATACTACGAAAGCAGGTGTACAGGTGTATGAATCTTTGGGCTGGATGAATGGGCATATCCTGATGTTTGTGATCCCAAAATCGGTTAAAGTACTATCGTTGGGATACCGGGAAACAGGATATAATACCACATTTGCGGGTAGCTTTAACTGTAATGATCCGTTTTACAACCGGCTTTGGGAAAAGTCATCACGGACACTTTATCTGAACATGAGGGACAGTTATATGGACTGTCCGGATCGTGAGCGCGCCCAATGGTGGGGAGATGAGGTAGCTGAATTAACCCAGTCCTTTTATGCTTTAGATCCCGATGCAAATTTGCTGGCCAAAAAAGGCATCGATGAGTTGATGGGCTGGCAGAGATCTGACGGAACGTTGTTCTCTCCGATGCCCGCCGGTAATTTTGACCTGGAACTTCCCATACAAATGCTGACCAGTGTCGGATATTATGGCTTTTGGACCTATTGTTTTTATTCCGGAGATCTGAATACTATAAAAGCAGTGTATCCCGGTGTAAAGGCATATCTAAATGTATGGAAAATTGGCGACAACGGTCTGGTTATTTCCCGGAAAGGCGGGTGGAACTGGGGAGACTGGGGGAGCAACATTGATATAGATCTGATGTCCAATGCCTGGTATTACCTTGCTTGCAAAGGTTATTTAGAAATGTCAAAAACCCTAAATCAACCAGAAGAAGTAAAGTGGGCTGAAAATCAAATGACTGTAATTGAAAAAAACTTTAATGCTTATTTCTGGACAGGCGAAGCTTATCGCTCTCCCGGTTACACAGGAAAAACAGATGACAGGTCAAATGCGCTGGTTGTACTGGCAGCCCTGGCAGCACCAGCTAAGTACCCACTATTGAAGAACGTTTTTCTAACGCAAGAACACGCCAGTCCGTATATGGAAAAATATGTTTTGGAAGCCCTGTTTAAAATGGGATATGCAGAGACCGCATTAGCGCGGCTAAAGAAACGTTATACGTCAATGGTTAACAGCAGACTAACTACGCTGTGGGAAGGATGGAAGATAGGGGCAAATGGGTTTGGAGGAGGTTCTTACAATCATGCCTGGAGTGGTGGCGGGCTAATTTTGATGTCTCAATATGTTGCGGGAATAGCACCTGCTTCGTTAGCTTTTGACACCATTAAAATTGCGCCTCAGATGGGTGGTTTAACCAGTTGTAGCGCAACAGTAAGCAGTGTTGCAGGTTTAATATCGGTTAAAAATACTTTCATAAGTAAAAAGGAGTTTAATCAGCTTATTGAATCCCCCTCGCCATTAAAAATTTACTTTCCATTTGAGGTTAACCGGATTAAAAAAATCACGGTCAATAATAAAAGACTGCCCGAAACCTTAATGCTTAAATTCAGAAAAAAAGGCTGGCTTGAACTCAACAAAGGCACATACAATCTATCCGCATTTATAAATTAA
- a CDS encoding right-handed parallel beta-helix repeat-containing protein — translation MKTNHFNGSVAVVLLAAATVFCSCKRELANLKSDTPLAEGGKLAKLLTGSTSSLATVGSSYTIPADTITDHGNAATTGSIAWYLATYSGGSVAQPNTFYLQKGSTYMCKRRLFIPANARISQTGTGTQALVKIDAASYNDAGSNHEFIRMSSNSILLHFNIDLKWMPTNGIFIPTGADGAQLINITVQNGKRIPGGTSTLIYIVANNVTVTRCQLRRAGCDATEENTVQGGQMISVYGQDIEISHNNMAVSAQAGIGIQASAKNITINKDTIYDTGRAAATQDAITSYHVGTGTTNRNIVITNCLIYNNRNHGIHVSGYGYTIMWNKVYNAGYSGPTGGYTGSHMGANIWLGDYKTPLDCSGNSTITNNEIGCSLGGGYVFKVTNYHSASTTIQTGNICNNNKLISGTCN, via the coding sequence ATGAAAACAAACCATTTCAATGGGTCAGTAGCCGTAGTGCTCCTGGCTGCAGCTACAGTGTTCTGCTCCTGTAAGCGTGAACTAGCAAATCTTAAATCCGATACGCCCTTAGCCGAGGGGGGAAAGTTGGCTAAACTGCTAACCGGAAGCACCTCAAGTTTGGCTACGGTTGGATCAAGCTATACCATACCCGCGGATACGATTACCGACCATGGGAACGCCGCCACTACAGGTAGTATTGCCTGGTATCTGGCCACGTATTCTGGCGGGTCAGTTGCTCAGCCAAATACTTTTTATTTGCAAAAAGGTTCTACATACATGTGTAAGCGACGTTTGTTTATTCCGGCCAATGCACGGATATCCCAAACGGGCACGGGTACACAAGCGCTGGTTAAAATTGACGCCGCCAGCTATAATGATGCGGGAAGTAACCATGAGTTTATCCGCATGTCGTCAAATTCCATTTTACTGCATTTTAATATTGATTTGAAGTGGATGCCAACCAATGGCATTTTTATACCTACCGGAGCAGATGGTGCACAATTGATAAACATCACTGTTCAGAACGGCAAGCGGATACCTGGAGGAACTTCAACGCTGATTTATATAGTAGCCAACAATGTGACGGTAACCAGATGTCAGTTGAGACGTGCCGGTTGCGATGCGACTGAAGAAAACACCGTTCAGGGAGGACAGATGATATCTGTTTACGGTCAGGATATTGAGATTTCACACAATAATATGGCCGTATCCGCACAGGCAGGAATAGGTATACAAGCTTCTGCGAAAAACATTACCATAAATAAAGACACCATTTATGATACCGGGCGGGCGGCTGCAACCCAGGATGCCATTACTTCTTACCACGTAGGTACAGGTACGACCAACCGGAATATAGTTATTACCAACTGTCTGATTTATAACAACCGTAACCATGGCATACATGTTTCTGGCTATGGTTATACGATAATGTGGAATAAGGTATATAATGCAGGCTATTCCGGCCCTACAGGTGGATACACTGGTAGCCATATGGGGGCAAATATCTGGCTGGGTGATTATAAAACCCCGCTTGATTGTAGCGGTAATAGTACCATTACCAACAATGAAATTGGTTGTTCACTAGGGGGCGGTTATGTATTTAAGGTGACCAACTACCATAGTGCTTCAACAACTATCCAAACCGGCAATATCTGTAACAACAACAAATTGATAAGCGGGACCTGTAATTAA
- a CDS encoding heparinase II/III domain-containing protein — MNNIMQLRKGFVGIIAALFWSLFTGNVTYAQIVQRNFLDKVYRMKGGAASLDVSSWKALRKINIDRNLASVPDAVKAHILSTAHKVLETPWEVAKATDYLLFNTAGNRSIYETLYFTRRKKLNRLVIAELIDGRGRYLPEIVNGLWLILEESSWALPAHMYLQKEGAGLPDPNEDVIDLFAGETSMLLSWIKFLMKPKLNEISPILIKRIDYELNRRILIPYLQRNDFWWMGFQDPKRKMNNWNIWINTNILLTALLAIEDPVKRQQVIDKNINSADKFINSYPADGGCDEGPGYWGAAGGRLIEYVNLLTEVSKNRLNWSNNELMHNITAYIYKAHIADRWFVNFADAPANLVPDPAIVFTGGLIFKDEKLQQFAAYLFQLSNSDEQGFGLDQLNVFLNNISLHNYLKGIPARAPMVQNNWLPNLEVLFTREMPGSKNGLFMAAKAGNNGESHNHNDVGSFIIYLNGLPALVDLGAARYTRETFTPERYKLWVYNSDWHNCPSINGSVQSPGTSFSARNVSFTGNRHRNTLAMDLAPAYPKAAAVNKWIRKLEFNSSDSSIDLTEEYELKEYRVPFELNFVTAVPARLMSPGLLTLVLADSGALHIKFDPQIFEAVVKKQPNTDPGLVIWGKTIYHLSLRSKKNALKAKHSIRFYR; from the coding sequence ATGAACAATATTATGCAATTAAGGAAAGGATTTGTCGGTATCATCGCTGCACTTTTTTGGAGTCTTTTTACCGGTAATGTAACCTATGCGCAAATTGTGCAGCGAAATTTTTTAGATAAGGTATATCGCATGAAAGGTGGGGCTGCAAGCCTGGATGTAAGTTCCTGGAAAGCGCTTAGAAAAATAAACATTGACAGGAATCTGGCATCAGTTCCGGATGCAGTAAAAGCGCATATCCTATCCACTGCACATAAAGTGCTGGAAACACCATGGGAAGTAGCTAAAGCAACTGATTATCTGCTGTTCAATACGGCTGGTAACCGTTCGATATATGAGACCCTTTATTTTACGAGGCGAAAAAAGCTGAACAGATTGGTTATTGCAGAGCTGATAGATGGAAGAGGCAGGTATCTTCCTGAAATTGTAAACGGATTGTGGCTGATCCTGGAAGAGAGTTCCTGGGCCCTGCCTGCGCACATGTATTTACAAAAAGAGGGAGCTGGCTTACCCGATCCTAACGAGGATGTAATCGACCTGTTTGCCGGAGAAACATCAATGTTATTGTCCTGGATAAAGTTTTTGATGAAGCCAAAACTAAATGAAATTTCGCCAATTCTGATCAAACGGATAGACTATGAGTTAAACCGACGTATCCTCATTCCTTATTTACAGCGTAACGATTTCTGGTGGATGGGCTTTCAGGATCCCAAACGTAAAATGAACAATTGGAACATATGGATAAATACCAATATACTCCTGACAGCATTGCTGGCCATTGAAGATCCGGTAAAACGTCAGCAAGTCATCGATAAGAATATAAATAGCGCCGATAAGTTTATCAACAGCTATCCTGCTGATGGTGGTTGCGATGAAGGACCGGGGTACTGGGGCGCTGCAGGGGGGAGGTTAATTGAATATGTTAACCTGTTAACTGAAGTTTCAAAAAACAGGCTTAACTGGAGCAATAACGAACTCATGCACAACATTACTGCATATATCTATAAAGCGCACATCGCTGACCGCTGGTTTGTTAACTTTGCTGATGCGCCTGCAAATTTGGTTCCTGACCCTGCAATCGTTTTTACAGGCGGGCTTATTTTTAAGGATGAAAAGCTGCAACAGTTTGCTGCTTACTTATTTCAGCTCTCCAATTCGGACGAACAGGGCTTTGGTCTTGACCAGCTCAATGTATTTTTAAATAACATTTCTTTACACAATTACTTGAAAGGCATCCCGGCCAGGGCACCCATGGTTCAAAATAATTGGTTGCCAAATCTGGAGGTATTGTTTACAAGGGAAATGCCTGGCAGTAAAAATGGACTGTTTATGGCTGCTAAGGCTGGAAATAATGGAGAAAGCCACAACCACAATGATGTGGGCAGTTTTATCATATATCTGAATGGATTACCTGCCTTAGTTGATTTAGGAGCTGCAAGATATACCAGGGAAACATTTACCCCGGAGCGGTACAAACTGTGGGTTTACAATTCAGACTGGCACAATTGCCCGAGTATTAATGGAAGTGTACAAAGTCCGGGAACATCATTTAGCGCCAGAAATGTATCATTTACGGGTAACAGACATCGCAATACCCTGGCAATGGACCTGGCACCTGCTTATCCCAAAGCCGCTGCGGTTAACAAATGGATCAGAAAACTTGAATTTAATTCTTCTGACAGCAGTATTGATTTAACCGAGGAATATGAGCTAAAAGAATATCGGGTGCCATTTGAGCTCAACTTCGTTACAGCAGTTCCTGCGCGCTTAATGAGCCCGGGCTTATTAACACTGGTTCTCGCTGATTCAGGTGCATTGCATATCAAGTTTGATCCTCAAATTTTTGAAGCAGTTGTAAAAAAACAGCCGAACACAGACCCCGGTCTGGTGATTTGGGGTAAAACAATTTATCATCTGTCTTTACGCTCAAAAAAGAACGCATTAAAGGCAAAGCATAGTATCCGATTTTATAGATAA
- a CDS encoding sialate O-acetylesterase, whose product MRVCLLVFFCLLLKINAASKVRLAGVFGDHMVLQQQTKIVIWGWAEPGSVVSVKPSWNWQENSIRAGSDGRWRLPVLTPTAGGPYTMVISDGSALTILDILIGEVWICSGQSNMTMPVKGFPDNPVKDSAAEIEHAKNDKIRLFDVGRSALLGTQDDVKGSWKEVSSATVANFSATAWFFGKTLQEKLGIPVGLITTSWGGSTIETWMSEKALSAFQSVKIPKTADSIKLPQQTPTILFNNMLYPLIGYRIKGAIWYQGESNRNNPVQYPLLFESMVKDWRLRWGIGDFPFYYLQIAPFSYFPKGGKGLSSAYIREAQMKAEDRVPNTGMAILMDVGEEKMIHPGDKKSAGTRLAYLALSRSYGMKEISDTGPIYKAMTIRGNSAFLTFKHAEEGLTSNGKELRLFEIAGADRLFFPAQATITDKGVKVRSSMVKKPVAVRYAFMDFVIGDLFNSSGFPASSFRTDDWPVTN is encoded by the coding sequence ATGAGAGTCTGTTTATTGGTGTTTTTCTGCTTGTTGTTAAAGATAAATGCCGCTTCAAAAGTTAGATTGGCTGGGGTTTTTGGAGACCATATGGTGCTGCAACAACAAACAAAGATTGTTATATGGGGCTGGGCAGAGCCGGGAAGTGTGGTGTCTGTTAAACCTTCATGGAATTGGCAGGAAAATAGCATCAGGGCTGGCAGCGATGGGAGATGGAGATTGCCTGTACTTACACCCACTGCAGGGGGGCCATATACTATGGTAATTAGTGATGGCAGTGCTTTAACCATACTGGATATTTTGATTGGAGAAGTCTGGATTTGTTCCGGGCAATCCAATATGACCATGCCGGTAAAAGGTTTTCCAGATAATCCTGTAAAGGATTCGGCAGCGGAAATTGAGCATGCAAAGAATGATAAGATCCGCCTTTTTGATGTAGGGCGGTCTGCTTTATTGGGAACCCAGGATGATGTAAAAGGGAGCTGGAAAGAAGTTTCATCAGCTACAGTAGCCAATTTTAGTGCAACCGCCTGGTTTTTTGGAAAAACGCTTCAGGAGAAACTGGGTATTCCTGTAGGATTGATCACAACAAGTTGGGGGGGGAGCACCATTGAAACCTGGATGAGTGAAAAGGCACTCTCAGCTTTTCAAAGCGTTAAAATCCCTAAGACAGCAGACTCCATAAAATTACCCCAGCAAACCCCGACCATATTGTTTAACAATATGTTGTACCCCCTGATTGGATATCGTATAAAAGGTGCAATCTGGTACCAGGGAGAATCAAACAGAAACAATCCGGTGCAGTACCCTTTGCTATTTGAAAGCATGGTAAAGGATTGGCGGCTACGTTGGGGAATAGGTGATTTTCCTTTCTATTATTTACAGATTGCACCTTTCAGCTATTTTCCGAAGGGAGGGAAAGGACTCAGTTCGGCTTACATCAGGGAAGCCCAGATGAAAGCGGAAGATAGGGTTCCCAATACTGGGATGGCTATACTCATGGATGTGGGTGAAGAGAAAATGATCCACCCTGGGGATAAGAAAAGTGCTGGTACAAGACTTGCCTATCTGGCTTTAAGCAGATCGTATGGGATGAAAGAGATTTCTGATACGGGACCAATATACAAAGCGATGACCATCAGGGGCAATTCTGCATTTCTCACTTTCAAACATGCTGAGGAGGGACTGACCTCAAACGGCAAGGAGCTGAGGTTATTTGAAATTGCTGGAGCAGACAGGCTTTTTTTTCCAGCCCAGGCTACTATTACAGATAAGGGTGTGAAAGTGCGCAGTAGTATGGTCAAAAAACCAGTGGCCGTGCGTTATGCTTTTATGGATTTTGTAATCGGGGATTTATTTAATAGCAGTGGGTTTCCCGCTTCCTCGTTTCGTACAGACGATTGGCCTGTAACTAATTAG
- a CDS encoding glycoside hydrolase family 88 protein has protein sequence MTDLKGQKGKVLKADPELLKITDSALSRAASQYLHLIKTVPDTLFPRTYQHNRLLTATSPSWISGFYPGTLLLLYEFNSVKKLKAEALKKLEVLKKEQFNTGTHDLGFMMYCSFGTAKRLFKTKAYDPVLLNSAASLSQRFHDEVGLIRSWDHKPETWKYPVIIDNMMNLELLTWASRLSGNQRFYKIAKKHADLTIKNHFRPDYSTYHVIDYDPQNGKVLNKLTEQGYSDESAWARGQAWALYGYTMMYRETGDAKYLEMAMHIADYILKHPNLPADKIPYWDFNAPDIPAAPRDASAAAVMSSALIELSGFSEGDMGKTYLKAAEDMIRLLSSPEYLAQPGTNGGFILKHSVGFLPAGNEVDVPLSYADYYYVEAMLRYRKLKT, from the coding sequence GTGACAGACTTAAAGGGACAAAAGGGCAAGGTGCTGAAGGCCGATCCTGAATTATTGAAAATCACAGACTCAGCTTTATCGCGCGCTGCAAGCCAATACCTGCACCTGATTAAAACGGTCCCGGATACCTTGTTTCCCAGAACCTATCAGCACAACAGGCTGTTAACCGCTACTTCTCCCAGTTGGATCAGCGGTTTTTATCCGGGTACACTACTGCTTTTATACGAATTCAATAGCGTTAAAAAGTTGAAGGCAGAGGCTTTGAAAAAACTTGAAGTATTGAAAAAGGAGCAGTTCAATACCGGGACACATGACCTGGGCTTCATGATGTATTGTAGTTTTGGGACTGCAAAAAGATTGTTTAAAACCAAAGCATATGATCCTGTTCTGTTGAACAGCGCTGCATCATTGTCTCAGCGATTTCATGACGAAGTAGGGTTGATCCGGTCCTGGGACCATAAGCCTGAAACATGGAAATATCCGGTGATCATCGACAATATGATGAATCTTGAACTGCTTACCTGGGCCAGTCGTTTGTCAGGTAATCAAAGGTTTTATAAAATTGCAAAAAAACATGCTGACCTGACCATTAAAAATCATTTCCGGCCCGATTACAGCACATACCATGTCATAGATTATGATCCGCAAAACGGAAAGGTATTGAATAAACTTACCGAGCAGGGGTATAGTGATGAATCGGCATGGGCGAGAGGGCAGGCATGGGCCCTGTATGGTTATACTATGATGTACAGGGAAACCGGAGACGCAAAATATCTGGAAATGGCCATGCATATTGCAGATTATATTTTGAAGCATCCGAACCTGCCGGCTGATAAAATTCCCTACTGGGATTTTAATGCGCCTGACATACCTGCTGCGCCCAGGGATGCTTCTGCAGCTGCTGTAATGAGTTCTGCGTTGATAGAATTGAGTGGATTTAGCGAAGGGGATATGGGCAAGACTTACTTAAAGGCGGCCGAAGATATGATCCGGCTGCTGTCATCACCGGAATATCTCGCTCAGCCAGGCACCAATGGCGGATTCATTTTAAAGCATAGCGTAGGTTTTTTACCGGCAGGGAATGAAGTGGATGTGCCATTAAGCTATGCTGATTATTATTATGTGGAGGCTATGCTGAGGTATCGCAAACTTAAAACATGA
- a CDS encoding alpha-L-rhamnosidase-related protein, with translation MNKYAVFLVLLNCAIVCATNAQLPPAFKKSDKEGIKKDPRVRYYLPPERMVWQSDTTGKYLQHADRLLKVGNGQAELINKDLTVLKNDKNSKTGFLIDFGKEIFGGLQITTGLMKTKTPVKVRVRFGESVTEAMSDVGGTDGATNDHAMRDFMIELPWLGGLEVGNTGFRFVRIDLLEADAELLLKEVNAIFMYRDIPYLGSFHSNDERLNQIWATGAYTVHLNMQQYLWDGIKRDKLVWIGDTHPEMMVINSVFGYNEVVPMSLDLAKAATPLPAWMNGISSYSMWWVLIQRDWYLHQGDMKYLQLQRQYLVGLLKQLMTKIKDGKEALDGNRFLDWPSSENKPAIHAGLQAMLVMTLTAGSELCHILKETETARSCDEAVAILKKNVPDIAESKQAAALLALAGLLPAEQANAVLSKSNTGGFSTFYGYYMLQAKAMAGDYQGAINNIRDYWGGMLDLGATTFWEDFDLSWKENAGRIDEIVPKDKIDVHATYGAYCYKNLRHSLAHGWAAGPTSWLTTHVLGIKVMAPGCKVVKIEPHLGDLKSVRGSFPTPFGLIKVNHLKMPDGKIKTSVDAPKQVKIIK, from the coding sequence ATGAATAAATATGCTGTATTCCTTGTGCTGTTGAACTGCGCCATTGTCTGTGCAACGAATGCCCAGTTGCCTCCGGCCTTTAAGAAGTCAGACAAGGAAGGTATAAAAAAAGATCCGAGAGTTCGTTATTATTTACCTCCGGAAAGGATGGTATGGCAGTCTGACACGACGGGAAAATACCTTCAGCATGCAGACAGGCTGCTAAAAGTTGGCAATGGCCAGGCCGAGCTGATCAACAAAGATTTAACGGTGCTGAAAAACGATAAAAACTCTAAAACAGGTTTTTTAATTGATTTTGGTAAAGAAATTTTTGGCGGCCTCCAAATTACCACTGGTTTGATGAAAACGAAAACACCCGTGAAAGTAAGGGTTCGTTTTGGAGAATCTGTAACTGAGGCCATGTCTGATGTAGGTGGTACTGACGGTGCAACTAATGATCATGCCATGCGTGACTTTATGATAGAATTGCCATGGCTGGGAGGTCTGGAAGTAGGTAACACAGGCTTTAGATTTGTTAGAATTGACCTGCTCGAGGCTGATGCTGAACTTTTGTTAAAGGAAGTAAATGCGATATTCATGTACAGGGATATTCCTTATCTGGGATCTTTTCATTCTAATGACGAACGTTTAAACCAAATTTGGGCAACCGGGGCATATACTGTTCATTTAAATATGCAGCAATATTTATGGGATGGCATTAAACGTGACAAACTGGTATGGATTGGGGATACGCACCCTGAGATGATGGTGATCAACAGTGTGTTTGGTTATAATGAAGTTGTTCCAATGAGTCTGGATCTGGCTAAAGCGGCTACACCACTTCCGGCATGGATGAATGGAATCAGTTCTTATTCTATGTGGTGGGTCCTTATTCAGCGCGACTGGTATCTTCATCAGGGAGATATGAAATACCTGCAGTTGCAAAGGCAGTACCTGGTCGGGCTTTTGAAGCAGTTGATGACTAAAATAAAAGACGGGAAGGAAGCCCTGGATGGCAATCGTTTCCTGGATTGGCCTTCCTCTGAGAATAAACCGGCTATACATGCCGGTCTGCAGGCCATGCTGGTGATGACCTTAACGGCGGGATCGGAGCTGTGCCATATTTTAAAGGAAACTGAAACTGCCCGAAGTTGTGATGAAGCTGTTGCAATTTTAAAGAAAAATGTCCCTGATATAGCTGAAAGCAAACAAGCGGCTGCATTGCTTGCCTTAGCCGGTCTTTTGCCGGCTGAACAGGCTAATGCTGTACTGTCAAAAAGCAATACCGGGGGATTCTCCACTTTTTATGGCTACTATATGCTCCAGGCTAAAGCAATGGCCGGCGACTATCAGGGTGCTATAAATAATATCAGGGACTATTGGGGCGGGATGCTGGACTTAGGTGCCACTACTTTCTGGGAGGATTTTGATCTTTCCTGGAAAGAAAATGCCGGAAGGATCGATGAAATTGTTCCTAAAGATAAAATTGATGTTCATGCAACATACGGGGCTTATTGTTATAAAAACCTCAGACACAGTTTGGCACATGGCTGGGCTGCTGGACCCACTTCCTGGCTTACTACCCATGTACTGGGCATAAAAGTTATGGCTCCCGGATGTAAAGTTGTTAAGATTGAGCCGCATCTTGGCGATCTGAAATCAGTAAGGGGCAGCTTTCCTACGCCCTTTGGATTAATAAAAGTAAATCATTTAAAAATGCCTGACGGGAAAATCAAAACATCAGTTGATGCCCCGAAGCAGGTTAAAATCATTAAATAA